From the Streptomonospora nanhaiensis genome, the window CTCTCGGTGCATCATCGGGACGACGGGGCGGTAAGGCCGCCCGGTCCTGTCGGTTCATTACCCAGGACAACGTCGTCGAGCCACCGTTGACAGGCGTCCCGCCAGGTCGCGGTGTGTGGGATCGATGCGAGGGGCGGCATCCGTTCGCCGGCTGGCGGGTCGCCCCACGAGACACCGTCGGCGAGGCCGAGACCGTGCCAGCCTTCCGGGTAGACGTGCAACTCGAGGGAAGCACCGACCTCCTGCGCTGCCTCCGCCCACCGAAGGGCGTTCGTCAGGCCCGGTGGGTCCTCCATGGTGGTCCAGACGAACAGTGGGCACGTCTCCGCGCCGAGGTGGGTGACCGGGGAGAGTTCGGCGCGCAACTCCATCCGGCCGCCGAGCATCCCCGACACGGCGACATCAGGGAGCAGGTCGAGGTCGGCGACCGAGTAGGCCAGGACGGCGAAGTCCGGCCGCGGCGGCGAACTCGGCGCCTGCTCCAGCGAGCCCAGGATCGCCCCGGTGGCGAGCAGCCCGGCCAGGTGCCCACCCGAACTGGCGCCGAAGACACCCACTGCGCGGGCATCGACCGCCAGGCCATGGTCTCCGGTGCGCCACCACTGCAGCGCTTCCCGCGCGGCCGCGAGCGGCGACGGCCAGGGCGACTCGGACGGTAGCGG encodes:
- a CDS encoding alpha/beta hydrolase, giving the protein MSADLASNLQVIPAEPPFSGARPAVLVLPGGGYRFHAPHEGEGVARWWSSVGCHAAVLHYPLPSESPWPSPLAAAREALQWWRTGDHGLAVDARAVGVFGASSGGHLAGLLATGAILGSLEQAPSSPPRPDFAVLAYSVADLDLLPDVAVSGMLGGRMELRAELSPVTHLGAETCPLFVWTTMEDPPGLTNALRWAEAAQEVGASLELHVYPEGWHGLGLADGVSWGDPPAGERMPPLASIPHTATWRDACQRWLDDVVLGNEPTGPGGLTAPSSR